The following DNA comes from Planctomycetia bacterium.
CAAGAATCTCATTGAAAGCGGCGACACAGTTCACGTCTACGATGTTCAGTTTGAACCCAAAAGGCTGAACCAGTTGCTCGAACCAGAACAGGTTCAACTCGTCCGCTTCCATCAGGGCGATGTAGCCGACGCTGAAGCGTTCCGAAAAGTTGTCGAGAAGGAAGGCATCACCCATATCATCCACCTGGCTGGTTTGCAGGTGCCTGTGTGCCGGGCTGATCCGATGCGTGGCGCCCGTGTTAATGTCTTGGGCACGCTCTCTGTGTTCGAAGCAGCTAAGGCGCTCAAGGATCAGGTGAAACGAATCGTCTACGCCAGTTCAGCCGCGGTCTACGGGCCGCCGGAAGATGAACAGGCACCGCCTTTGCACGATACTGCTGCTGCATGCCCTACCACCCATTACGGCGTTTACAAAGCTGCCAACGAAGGCAATGCACGAATCTACTTTGAAGAGAATGCCATCCACAGCGTGGGCATCCGCCCCGCTACGGTCTACGGCGTGGGTCGCGACTTTGGCATGACCAGCGAACCAACCAAAGCCCTCAAGAGCCTGGCCATCAACAAACCCTACCACATCAGTTTTGGCGGCTG
Coding sequences within:
- a CDS encoding SDR family oxidoreductase, which translates into the protein MPLLLTGGFGCIGSWIVKNLIESGDTVHVYDVQFEPKRLNQLLEPEQVQLVRFHQGDVADAEAFRKVVEKEGITHIIHLAGLQVPVCRADPMRGARVNVLGTLSVFEAAKALKDQVKRIVYASSAAVYGPPEDEQAPPLHDTAAACPTTHYGVYKAANEGNARIYFEENAIHSVGIRPATVYGVGRDFGMTSEPTKALKSLAINKPYHISFGGWQDMQFADDVARSFIRCATSKPEFKGAVVYNLRGQQVHIDTITGTMEKIDPAAKKLITHGTQSLPVAHGFRDDGLQQQFGPLPITSLETGFAATLKRFRWLAEHKRLDVSDLPA